A DNA window from Burkholderia sp. HI2500 contains the following coding sequences:
- a CDS encoding proline--tRNA ligase: MKASRFFIGTLKEAPADAEIVSHKLMVRAGMIRRVAGGIYNYLPVGLRSIRKVEAIVREEMNRAGAIELLMPAVQPAELWQESGRWEQYGPELLRFKDRKDNDFVIGPTHEEVITDIARNQIKSYRQMPVNFYQIQTKFRDEIRPRFGVMRGREFIMKDAYSFDKDAAGLNESYRKMYDAYVRIFTRLGLEFRAVAADSGSIGGNFSHEFHVIADTGEDAIAYCPTSEFAANIEAAEALPLIAERAAPAEAMEKVATPGKAKCEAVAELLAIPLERTIKSIVLATDNEGAEPTIWLVMLRGDHDLNEIKVSKLPGLKNHRFATEQEIVEWFGTPPGYLGPVGTKKPVKVIADRTVANMSDFVVGANEVDYHIAGVNWGRDLPEPDVADVRNVKKGDPSPDGKGVIDICRGIEVGHVFQLGTKYSEAMGATFLDESGKPQPMLMGCYGVGVTRILGAAIEQNFDDRGIIWPESIAPFEVVLCPMGYDRSDMVRETADKLYAELVAAGIDVILDDRGERPGVMFADWELVGVPHRLVIGERGLKEGKIEYQGRRDAEATLLPADAAAATVAEKIRAALAR; the protein is encoded by the coding sequence ATGAAAGCTTCCCGTTTCTTTATCGGCACCCTGAAAGAAGCACCCGCCGACGCAGAGATCGTCAGCCACAAGCTGATGGTGCGCGCCGGCATGATCCGTCGCGTCGCCGGCGGCATCTATAACTACCTGCCGGTCGGCTTGCGTTCGATTCGCAAGGTCGAGGCAATCGTGCGCGAGGAAATGAACCGGGCGGGCGCCATCGAGCTGCTGATGCCGGCCGTGCAACCCGCCGAACTGTGGCAGGAATCGGGCCGCTGGGAGCAGTACGGTCCCGAGCTGCTGCGCTTCAAGGACCGCAAGGACAACGACTTCGTGATCGGGCCGACGCACGAGGAAGTCATCACCGACATCGCGCGCAACCAGATCAAGAGCTACCGGCAGATGCCGGTGAACTTCTACCAGATCCAGACGAAGTTCCGCGACGAGATCCGTCCGCGCTTCGGCGTGATGCGCGGCCGCGAATTCATCATGAAGGACGCATACTCGTTCGACAAGGACGCGGCCGGCCTGAACGAGTCGTATCGCAAGATGTACGACGCGTACGTGCGCATCTTCACGCGCCTCGGCCTCGAGTTCCGTGCGGTCGCGGCCGACAGCGGCTCGATCGGCGGTAACTTCTCGCACGAATTCCACGTGATCGCCGACACCGGTGAAGACGCGATCGCGTACTGCCCGACGTCCGAGTTCGCGGCGAACATCGAGGCGGCCGAAGCGTTGCCGCTGATCGCCGAACGCGCGGCGCCGGCCGAAGCGATGGAGAAGGTCGCGACGCCCGGCAAGGCGAAGTGCGAAGCCGTCGCCGAGCTGCTGGCCATCCCGCTCGAGCGCACGATCAAGTCGATCGTGCTCGCGACCGACAACGAAGGCGCCGAGCCGACCATCTGGCTCGTGATGCTGCGCGGCGATCACGACCTGAACGAGATCAAGGTGTCGAAGCTGCCGGGCCTGAAGAACCACCGCTTCGCGACCGAGCAGGAAATCGTCGAGTGGTTCGGCACGCCGCCGGGCTATCTCGGCCCGGTCGGCACGAAGAAACCCGTGAAGGTGATCGCGGACCGCACGGTCGCGAACATGAGCGACTTCGTCGTCGGCGCGAACGAGGTCGACTACCACATCGCGGGCGTGAACTGGGGCCGCGACCTGCCCGAGCCGGACGTCGCCGACGTGCGCAACGTGAAGAAGGGCGACCCGTCGCCGGACGGCAAGGGTGTGATCGACATCTGCCGCGGCATCGAGGTCGGCCACGTATTCCAGCTCGGCACCAAGTATTCGGAAGCGATGGGTGCGACGTTCCTCGACGAGTCGGGCAAGCCGCAGCCGATGCTGATGGGCTGCTACGGCGTCGGCGTCACGCGCATTCTCGGCGCGGCGATCGAACAGAACTTCGACGACCGCGGCATCATCTGGCCCGAGTCGATTGCACCGTTCGAAGTCGTGCTGTGCCCGATGGGCTATGACCGCAGCGACATGGTGCGCGAGACCGCCGACAAGCTGTACGCGGAACTCGTCGCAGCCGGCATCGACGTGATCCTCGACGATCGCGGCGAGCGCCCGGGCGTGATGTTCGCCGACTGGGAGCTGGTCGGCGTGCCGCATCGCCTCGTGATCGGCGAGCGCGGCCTGAAGGAAGGCAAGATCGAGTATCAGGGCCGCCGCGACGCCGAAGCGACGCTGCTGCCGGCCGACGCGGCTGCGGCGACGGTCGCGGAGAAGATCCGCGCCGCGCTCGCGCGCTAA